A single window of Nicotiana sylvestris chromosome 5, ASM39365v2, whole genome shotgun sequence DNA harbors:
- the LOC138869706 gene encoding uncharacterized protein has translation MAYDSVIPFHSLASSVTMFNGLNFSEWREQVQFLLDVMDLDLALLNDKPAAITDSSSVDEKSFYKAWESSKRLSLMFMRMNIANNIKSTIPQTESATEYLKFVEERFRSTDKSLTGTLMVELTTMMFDGSRSMQNHIIDMTNIAARLQTLGMKVDDSFLVQFILNLLPPEYEPFQINYNTIKDKWNVSELSSMLTQEESRLKKQGGHSINLMGQRAGKGLKVKANKFKKKKAPAKAQ, from the exons ATGGCTTatgattcag TTATTCCTTTTCATTCGCTTGCTTCGTCTGTTACTATGTTCAATGGATTGAACTTCTCCGAATGGCGTGAGCAAGTCCAGTTCCTCTTAGATGTGATGGATCTTGACTTGGCTCTGCTGAATGATAAGCCCGCTGCTATTACTGATTCGAGCAGTGTGGATGAGAAGTCTTTCTATAAAGCATGGGAAAGCTCGAAGAGGCTAAGCCTTATGTTTATGCGAATGAATATTGCCAACAACATTAAGAGTACTATTCCACAAACAGAAAGTGCTACGGAATACCTGAAGTTTGTGGAAGAACGCTTTCGTTCTACAGATAAGTCTCTCACTGGTACACTAATGGTTGAACTCACGACCATGATGTTTGATGGGTCGCGTAGTATGCAAAATCATATCATCGATATGACTAACATTGCAGCAAGACTTCAGACCTTGGGGATGAAAGTGGATGATTCCTTCTTGGTTCAGTTTATTCTGAACTTGTTGCCTCCTGAGTATGAACCTTTCCAAATTAACTATAACACTATTAAGGATAAGTGGAATGTTAGTGAATTGTCCAGTATGCTTACTCAGGAGGAGTCAAGACTTAAGAAACAAGGGGGTCATTCAATTAACCTCATGGGTCAAAGAGCTGGTAAAGGACTTAAAGTGAAGGCCAACAAgttcaagaagaagaaagcaCCTGCTAAAGCTCAATAG